Proteins encoded in a region of the Zea mays cultivar B73 chromosome 2, Zm-B73-REFERENCE-NAM-5.0, whole genome shotgun sequence genome:
- the LOC100274102 gene encoding uncharacterized protein isoform X1 — protein MGRSVWAVPLASLLAFGLVLGSVEASLGDVDPRYRTCVRECQTTGIIGENVISHCQFKEDNTSVGGSWYNQEQIYIQWKELNCMTDCRYFCMTRREGERQALGLSPVKYHGKWPFLRVSVFQEPLSAALSAVNLLMHFTGWLSFFLLVNYQLPLRPQAKRTYYEYTSLWHIYAILSMNAWFWSSIFHTRDIDLTEKLDYSSAVALLGYSLILSLLRAFNVKDEASRVMFAAPILAFVTTHILYLNFYELDYGWNMKVCVVMAAVQLLTWAVWAGVSRHPSRLKVWTVVFGGALAMLLELYDFPPYMGYADAHSLWHASTIPLTCLLWSFIKDDAKFRTATLVKKAK, from the exons AACTTGTGTGAGGGAGTGTCAAACTACAGGGATTATTGGGGAGAACGTGATCAGCCATTGTCAGTTCAAAGAGGACAACACTTCTGTTGGAGGCTCTTGGTATAACCAGGAGCAAATTTATATCCAGTGGAAAGAACTGAACTGTATGACAGACTGTCGCTACTTTTGCATGACGCGGAGAGAAGGGGAACGGCAGGCACTTGGTCTGAGCCCCGTTAAATATCATGGAAAGTGGCCGTTCTTACGCGTTTCTGTGTTCCAG GAACCCCTTTCAGCTGCACTTTCTGCTGTCAACCTACTGATGCACTTCACTGGCTGGCTTTCATTTTTTCTTCTAGTGAATTACCAATTGCCTCTTAGACCCCAGGCCAAGAGAACTTACTATGAATATACTAGCTTGTGGCATATCTATGCAATCTTATCAATGAACGCATGGTTCTGGAGCTCTATTTTCCATACTCG AGACATTGACTTGACTGAGAAATTGGACTATTCTTCAGCTGTGGCCCTGCTTGGCTACTCGTTGATCCTTTCGTTGCTAAGGGCTTTCAATGTCAAGGATGAGGCTAGCAGGGTGATGTTTGCAGCCCCTATTTTGGCATTCGTTACGACGCACATCTTGTATCTTAACTTCTATGAGCTTGACTATG GGTGGAACATGAAAGTTTGTGTGGTGATGGCCGCGGTTCAACTTCTGACGTGGGCAGTCTGGGCTGGTGTAAGCCGGCATCCGTCGCGGCTGAAGGTCTGGACAGTTGTTTTCGGAGGAGCACTCGCCATGCTACTTGAACTCTACGACTTCCCTCCATACATGGGTTACGCCGACGCCCATTCGCTGTGGCACGCAAGCACCATTCCGCTCACCTGTCTCTTGTGGAGCTTCATCAAGGACGATGCCAAGTTCCGCACGGCAACACTCGTCAAGAAGGCAAAGTAA
- the LOC103646333 gene encoding heavy metal-associated isoprenylated plant protein 47, with the protein MTKQKIVIKLSMPSEKSRSKAMVLVARTDGVSSMEIAGDGKDQLVVVGVDVDTVCLVMCLRKKLGYADILKVEEVKDKKPPEGPKVVDPLPYYCPCYYGYYCHHHNNPWC; encoded by the exons ATGACGAAG CAAAAGATAGTGATCAAGCTCAGCATGCCATCTGAGAAGAGCCGGTCCAAGGCCATGGTGCTGGTCGCCAGAACGGACG GCGTCAGCTCGATGGAGATCGCCGGCGACGGCAAGGACCAGCTGGTGGTGGTCGGCGTGGACGTCGACACCGTCTGCCTGGTCATGTGCCTGCGCAAGAAGCTCGGCTACGCCGACATCCTCAAGGTGGAGGAAGTGAAGGACAAGAAGCCGCCCGAGGGACCCAAGGTCGTCGACCCGCTGCCGTATTACTGCCCTTGTTATTACGGTTACTACTGCCACCATCACAACAACCCGTGGTGTTGA